One genomic window of Malaciobacter molluscorum LMG 25693 includes the following:
- a CDS encoding nitrogen fixation protein NifQ — protein sequence MNELEIMESEILELLQKHANNEYAKNALAPWIAKTSIKMGHLYSDLGLASRREMGKLMTHNFISLARLKPETMRWKRYLYNCIGKTAPACATCTDINNCLKCSLG from the coding sequence ATGAATGAATTAGAGATTATGGAGAGTGAGATTTTAGAACTGTTGCAAAAACATGCAAATAACGAATATGCAAAAAATGCTCTTGCACCATGGATTGCCAAAACTTCAATAAAAATGGGACATTTGTATTCTGATTTGGGATTGGCAAGTCGTAGAGAAATGGGAAAACTAATGACACATAATTTTATATCCTTAGCTAGATTAAAACCTGAAACTATGAGATGGAAAAGATACCTTTATAACTGTATAGGCAAGACTGCCCCTGCATGTGCTACATGTACTGATATAAATAATTGTCTAAAATGTTCATTGGGCTAA
- a CDS encoding major outer membrane protein — protein MKKKRFLLTLTTIGLLYQTNIYAQELEDFIKEVDISGTLSYRYNDYETDKKAGKTQNFYKLALNVSKKINENVTLNTRFLGERFSINTGKQADEGIDINLSEVNFLYTGIKDLSITFGKQAIYSPWTTPRDAMGDENTGTGIYAVYNKDVLTLSAAYFNQTNFNKAEISTWNGIKGIDGSEDLAIISAYLNLPYLSLDLAYSDLEDIYDSYSIGLNSNFKFTNISISTFTRYTSLDLDNSNKDNSLWQIGLIAKKGIYSLFTAYGQTNKEGGKVSIDTSAKTNMDYGWRITASNDADAKYFYISTNANVTTSTNLGIYYSSANYGSNSRKEAKDLTNIYLQIKYKMSKNLISYLRYGTLKTQDEGTGNVGRLNIQYSF, from the coding sequence ATGAAAAAAAAAAGATTTTTATTAACTTTAACTACAATTGGCTTATTATATCAAACAAATATTTATGCACAAGAACTTGAAGACTTTATAAAAGAAGTAGATATATCAGGAACATTATCATATAGATATAATGATTATGAGACTGATAAAAAAGCAGGAAAAACTCAAAACTTTTATAAACTAGCTTTAAATGTATCAAAAAAAATAAATGAAAATGTAACACTAAACACAAGATTTCTAGGAGAACGTTTTTCCATAAACACGGGGAAACAAGCAGATGAAGGAATTGATATAAATTTATCAGAAGTAAATTTTCTTTATACAGGTATAAAAGATTTATCTATTACTTTTGGTAAACAAGCTATTTATTCACCTTGGACAACTCCAAGAGATGCAATGGGAGATGAAAATACAGGTACTGGAATATATGCTGTGTATAATAAAGATGTATTAACTTTAAGTGCTGCATATTTTAATCAAACAAATTTTAATAAAGCAGAAATCAGTACATGGAATGGAATAAAAGGAATTGATGGTTCTGAAGATTTAGCAATAATAAGTGCATATTTAAATCTTCCTTATCTTAGTTTGGATCTAGCATATTCTGATTTGGAAGATATTTATGATAGTTATTCTATTGGATTAAATAGTAACTTCAAATTTACTAATATTTCAATCTCTACTTTTACTAGATATACATCTTTAGATTTAGATAATAGTAATAAAGACAATTCACTTTGGCAAATAGGACTTATTGCAAAGAAAGGAATTTATTCACTATTTACAGCCTATGGACAAACAAATAAAGAAGGTGGAAAGGTATCAATTGATACAAGTGCAAAAACAAATATGGATTATGGATGGAGGATAACAGCATCAAATGATGCTGATGCAAAATATTTTTATATAAGTACAAATGCAAATGTGACAACATCTACAAATTTAGGAATATATTATTCAAGTGCAAATTATGGTTCAAACTCAAGAAAAGAAGCAAAAGATTTGACTAATATTTATCTACAAATCAAATATAAAATGTCTAAAAACCTCATTTCATATTTAAGATATGGAACACTAAAA
- a CDS encoding CCE_0567 family metalloprotein encodes MDELTPEQKQNKKQLAKYKRKVVELAGILHDIVEDTIWHDYDKLPKLSEDILVAMNDVNKFKQKHPYLK; translated from the coding sequence ATGGATGAATTAACACCAGAACAAAAACAAAATAAAAAACAATTAGCAAAGTATAAAAGAAAAGTTGTTGAACTTGCAGGAATTTTGCATGATATTGTAGAAGATACAATATGGCATGACTATGATAAATTACCAAAACTAAGTGAAGATATTTTAGTTGCAATGAATGATGTTAATAAATTTAAACAAAAACATCCATATTTGAAATAA
- the nifV gene encoding homocitrate synthase, which produces MFLINDTTLRDGEQAAYVAFNTKEKIKIAQKLFKVGADELEVGIPAMGRKEQEDIKEIISLNLPTRIMSWNRATLKDLEASLKCNLKAVDLSIPVSDILIDVKFKGDKNRLLKQLEEVIIQAKKENLFVCIGGEDSSRANLSFLKEVMQLGNSLGANRFRYCDTVGILTPHTTYENIKNLVDLNLLDIEMHTHNDFGMATANTISGFEAGAKSANTTVIGLGERAGNASFEQVLMSLKTLLKKDVHINSKDLKDLITTVSKASNRRIDTNLPIIGKNIFSHESGIHVNAMIKSNLCYEPFSPIDVGLKRDYPIGKHSGTSTLIYHLKSLGIEANKDVLQKLLPIVRQIVTKRKKVLQNNELRELYLCLLDI; this is translated from the coding sequence ATGTTTTTAATAAATGATACAACTTTAAGAGATGGTGAACAAGCTGCTTATGTTGCCTTTAATACTAAAGAAAAAATAAAAATTGCTCAAAAACTTTTTAAAGTTGGTGCTGATGAACTTGAAGTTGGTATTCCTGCAATGGGACGAAAAGAGCAAGAAGATATAAAAGAGATAATTTCTTTAAACTTACCTACGAGAATAATGAGTTGGAATAGAGCCACACTAAAAGACTTAGAAGCTTCATTAAAATGCAATTTAAAAGCTGTGGATTTGTCTATTCCTGTATCTGATATTCTTATTGATGTTAAGTTTAAAGGTGATAAAAATAGACTTTTAAAACAACTTGAAGAAGTAATAATTCAAGCAAAAAAAGAGAACTTATTTGTATGTATTGGAGGAGAAGATTCAAGTAGAGCAAATCTCTCTTTTCTAAAAGAAGTTATGCAACTAGGAAATAGCTTAGGTGCAAATAGATTTAGATATTGTGATACAGTAGGAATCTTAACACCACACACCACATATGAAAATATAAAAAATTTAGTAGATTTAAATTTATTAGATATTGAGATGCATACACACAATGACTTTGGAATGGCAACAGCAAATACAATAAGTGGATTTGAAGCAGGAGCAAAAAGTGCAAATACTACAGTTATAGGTCTTGGAGAAAGAGCAGGAAATGCATCTTTTGAACAAGTTTTAATGAGTTTAAAAACTCTATTAAAAAAAGATGTGCATATAAACTCAAAAGATTTAAAAGATTTAATAACAACAGTAAGTAAAGCATCAAATAGAAGAATAGATACAAACTTACCAATAATTGGCAAAAATATTTTTTCACATGAATCAGGGATTCATGTAAATGCAATGATTAAATCAAATCTTTGTTACGAGCCTTTTTCACCTATTGATGTGGGATTAAAAAGAGATTATCCAATCGGAAAGCATTCAGGAACCTCAACTTTAATATATCATTTAAAATCTTTGGGAATAGAAGCAAATAAAGATGTACTGCAAAAGTTATTACCAATAGTTAGACAAATAGTCACTAAAAGAAAAAAAGTATTACAAAATAATGAATTAAGAGAGTTATACTTATGTTTATTGGATATTTAA
- a CDS encoding leucine-rich repeat domain-containing protein, producing MQDELNDFIKWVKSNNLKNIICIDELDKINLLDLSKQKIKTIPNSICVLKNLTVLKLSNNRIKKLPSSIGKLTNLKNLQCENNLIEEIPKAIGKLSNLLILNLNGNRIKKVPKELCSLSNLSRLTLAANRIKIIPKELDKLEKLLYLSLDTNELKKVGNIFSNMKELYYLDLSFNKISFLPESITNLKELKTLLLEENQIKNLKIIDDLSSLTKLNITDNNLNSLDINFAKLKKLEVLILDNNNLIKLQKSIYSLDNLIILSASSNNINSISKQINNLIKLEELDLEDNKIEELPKSICELKNLKTLYLKSNNKIKIPNNLALTYLDILGENHE from the coding sequence ATGCAAGATGAATTAAATGATTTTATAAAATGGGTAAAATCAAACAACTTAAAAAACATAATATGCATAGATGAACTTGATAAAATAAATCTATTAGATTTAAGCAAACAAAAGATAAAAACTATTCCTAATAGCATTTGTGTATTAAAAAATCTAACCGTATTAAAACTTTCAAATAATAGAATAAAAAAACTGCCCTCTTCTATTGGGAAACTAACAAACCTAAAAAATCTACAATGTGAAAATAACTTGATAGAAGAAATTCCCAAAGCTATTGGAAAGCTTTCAAATCTTTTGATACTAAATTTAAATGGAAATAGAATAAAAAAAGTTCCAAAAGAGTTATGCTCATTATCAAATCTTTCAAGATTAACACTAGCAGCAAATAGAATAAAGATAATTCCTAAAGAGTTAGATAAATTAGAAAAACTTTTATATTTATCACTTGATACAAATGAATTAAAAAAAGTAGGAAATATTTTTTCTAATATGAAAGAGTTGTATTATCTTGATTTATCTTTTAATAAAATCTCTTTTTTACCAGAATCAATAACTAATCTAAAAGAGTTAAAAACACTTTTATTAGAAGAAAATCAAATAAAAAATCTAAAAATCATAGATGATTTATCATCTCTTACAAAACTAAATATTACAGATAATAATCTAAATTCATTAGATATAAACTTTGCAAAACTAAAAAAATTAGAAGTTTTAATACTTGATAATAATAACTTAATTAAATTACAAAAAAGTATATATTCTTTAGATAATTTAATCATATTAAGTGCAAGTTCAAATAATATAAATTCTATTTCAAAGCAGATAAATAATCTAATCAAACTTGAAGAGTTGGATTTAGAAGATAATAAAATAGAGGAACTACCCAAAAGTATTTGTGAGTTAAAAAACCTAAAAACACTATATTTAAAATCTAATAATAAAATAAAAATCCCAAATAATTTAGCTTTAACTTATCTTGATATATTAGGAGAAAATCATGAATGA